The proteins below come from a single Malus domestica chromosome 03, GDT2T_hap1 genomic window:
- the LOC103420775 gene encoding scarecrow-like protein 14: MDPSSYQLPNSNSNFSDQTLSPNFNEYPSSDPFVDLSFVDQNPSNSALSPSLSPEGDDSDYSDSVLKYINQVLLEEDMETKPCMFHDPLAVQAAEKSLYEVLGGKFPASPDQHPLNVESPDGCSSATFSDYSGKTSSSSSSNSTTSHSVDSWSNSVDVFEHKPSILQNPIPENFVFQSNSKPKSQFSSKGDALVGSYVSERMLSNLFSESEMVLQFNRGVEEASKFLPKGQLIVDLENNKPYTMADRKAENVVVKMEKDESEYLPSSLRGKKSHEREDTDLEDGRSTKQSAVYEDMADLSEIFDKVLICSEGKPEPIVCEGEEVCQDEANKALQQNEQSVGTSNGKTRAKKNGDKKEVVDLRALLILCAQAVSADDRRTANELLKQIRQHSSPFGDGSQRLAHCFANGLEARLAGTGTQLYTALSSKRTSAADMLKAYQTYIKACPFMKAVIVFANHTISKLAEKAETLHIIDFGILYGFQWPALIHCLSRRAGGPPKLRITGIELPQSGFRPEERVQETGHRLAKYCERYNVPFEYNGIAKKWETIQYEELKVKRDEVLAVNSLFRFSNLLDETVAVNSPRDAVLNLIRGLNPDIFILSVGNGSYNAPFFVTRFREALFHFSAFFDMCDTNLPREDPTRLMFEEEFLGREIVNTVACEGSERVVRPETYKQWQIQNTRAGFKQLPLDRELMNKIRSKVKLGYHRDFVVDEDGNWMLQGWKGRIIYSSSCWVPSRS; the protein is encoded by the coding sequence AGACACTTTCCCCCAATTTCAATGAGTACCCAAGTAGCGACCCCTTTGTAGATCTTAGCTTTGTGGACCAAAACCCTAGCAACTCGGCTCTGTCGCCGAGCCTGAGCCCCGAGGGAGATGACAGTGACTACTCTGACAGTGTGCTCAAGTACATAAACCAGGTGTTACTGGAGGAGGATATGGAGACAAAGCCCTGTATGTTTCATGACCCTTTGGCTGTCCAAGCCGCTGAGAAGTCTCTCTATGAGGTTCTTGGTGGGAAGTTTCCGGCTTCTCCGGATCAACACCCGCTTAATGTAGAGAGCCCGGATGGTTGTTCTTCTGCAACTTTCAGTGATTATAGTGGCAAGACTAGTTCTAGTTCTAGTTCCAACTCTACTACTAGCCATTCGGTCGATTCATGGAGCAATAGTGTTGATGTTTTTGAACATAAGCCCTCTATTTTGCAAAACCCAATTCCTGAAAACTTTGTTTTCCAGTCCAATTCAAAGCCCAAGTCTCAGTTTTCGTCGAAAGGGGACGCCTTGGTGGGTTCTTATGTGAGTGAGCGTATGCTTTCTAATTTGTTTAGTGAGAGTGAAATGGTGTTGCAGTTTAACAGAGGGGTAGAGGAGGCTAGTAAGTTTCTCCCCAAAGGCCAATTAATTGTTGATTTGGAGAATAACAAGCCTTACACAATGGCTGATAGAAAGGCTGAAAATGTGGTGGTTAAGATGGAGAAGGATGAAAGCGAGTATCTTCCTTCTAGTTTGAGAGGAAAGAAGAGTCATGAGAGGGAGGATACAGATTTGGAGGATGGGAGGAGTACCAAGCAATCAGCGGTTTATGAGGATATGGCTGATCTGTCGGAGATTTTTGATAAGGTGCTAATCTGTAGTGAGGGAAAACCCGAGCCTATTGTGTGTGAAGGGGAAGAAGTCTGTCAGGATGAAGCAAACAAGGCTCTGCAGCAGAATGAGCAATCTGTTGGAACTAGTAACGGAAAGACTCGTGCCAAGAAAAATGGCGATAAGAAAGAAGTGGTTGATTTGAGAGCTCTCTTAATTTTATGTGCACAAGCTGTTTCTGCTGATGATCGTAGGACTGCTAATGAGCTACTAAAGCAGATTCGGCAGCACTCTTCCCCATTTGGCGATGGTTCTCAGAGGTTGGCTCATTGCTTTGCAAATGGCCTTGAAGCACGGTTAGCTGGCACTGGAACTCAGTTATATACTGCTCTATCTTCTAAAAGAACGTCAGCTGCTGATATGCTGAAGGCTTATCAGACTTATATTAAAGCCTGCCCATTCATGAAGGCCGTGATAGTCTTTGCAAACCACACAATTTCAAAATTAGCTGAGAAAGCAGAAACACTGCATATTATAGATTTTGGAATCCTTTATGGTTTTCAATGGCCTGCTCTCATCCATTGCCTCTCAAGAAGAGCTGGCGGGCCTCCAAAACTACGCATTACGGGAATAGAGCTTCCCCAAAGTGGTTTTCGACCTGAAGAAAGAGTCCAAGAGACGGGTCATCGTTTGGCAAAGTATTGTGAGCGGTATAATGTTCCTTTCGAGTACAATGGCATAGCAAAGAAATGGGAAACTATCCAATACGAGGAACTCAAAGTCAAGAGAGATGAAGTGCTTGCAGTGAATAGTCTGTTCCGGTTTAGTAACCTACTTGACGAGACAGTTGCGGTAAACAGCCCGAGGGATGCTGTTCTAAATTTAATTAGGGGCTTGAATCCTGATATTTTTATCCTCAGTGTTGGTAATGGATCTTACAATGCCCCCTTCTTCGTCACTCGCTTCAGGGAGGCTCTATTCCACTTCTCTGCATTTTTTGATATGTGTGATACCAATTTACCTCGTGAGGATCCGACGAGATTGATGTTTGAGGAAGAGTTCCTTGGGCGAGAGATTGTGAACACAGTAGCTTGTGAGGGCTCTGAGAGAGTTGTGAGGCCTGAGACATATAAGCAGTGGCAGATTCAGAACACGAGGGCTGGGTTCAAACAGCTGCCATTGGACCGTGAACTCATGAACAAAATAAGGTCCAAGGTGAAACTGGGGTACCACCGTGATTTCGTGGTTGATGAAGATGGAAACTGGATGCTGCAAGGATGGAAGGGCAGGATTATCTATAGTTCCTCCTGTTGGGTTCCGTCTAGGTCCTGA